A window of Dehalococcoidia bacterium genomic DNA:
GAGCTGGGGCCGATGCCCGGCTTCGGCGGCTTCGACCAGGGCGAAGACACGGCCCGCGCCCGCGCCGTCGAGCGGCAACTGGCCCGGCGCGGCTGGCTGACGATGGCCTGGCCCAAAGCCTACGGCGGCCAGGACGCCGGCCAGGTGCAACAGCTGATCTTCCGCGAGGAGGCGGCGATCGCCGGGGCGCCGCTGGGGCAGGGCGCGAGCGTGATCGCGCCGGCGATCATGCTGCACGGCACGGAGGAACAGAAGCGCCGCTTCCTGCCGCCGATCGCCCGCGCCGAGATCGCCTGGTGCCAGGGCTTCTCCGAGCCGGGAGCTGGTTCGGATCTCGCCTCCTTGCAGACGCGGGCCGTGCGCGACGGCGACGACTACCTGATCAACGGCCAGAAGATCTGGACCACGGGCGCCTTCCGCTCGGACTGGATCCACCTGCTGGCTCGCACCGACCCCGATGCGCCCAAGCATCGCGGCATCTCGTATTTCCTCTTTGATATGAAGACGCCCGGCGTCTCCGTGCGGCGGCTGACGCACCTGACGGGCCGGGCCGACCTGTGCGAGACGTTCTTCGACAACGTGCGTGTGCCCGCCGGCCAGATGCTGGGGCCGGAGAACCGCGGCTGGTACGTGGCCCTGACCACGCTCGACTTCGAGCGCTCGGGCATCGACCGCGTCGTCTCCGGCCAGCGCGTGCTCGACGCGATCGTTGAATACGCGCAGGAGCAGGGCGCGGACGACGGCGTGCGGGCGCAGCTCGCCGATCTGCAGATCGCGCTGCACGTGGGGCGGCTGCTCTGCTACCGCGTGGCCTGGATGCAGGCGCGCGGGCTGGTGCCGAACCACGAGGCCTCGATGTCCAAGGTCTTCGGCTCGGAGCTGAACCAGCGCATCGCCAACGCGGGCACGCGCATCATGGGGCTGTACGGCCAGCTCTACGAGGGCGAGCCGCGGGCGCCGGCCGCGGGCTTCATCGCCTTCGCCCACCTGCACGCGGTGCAGGCGACGATCCTCGCCGGCACCAGCGAGATCCAGCGCACCGTGATCGCCACGCGCGGCCTCGGCCTGCCGCGCGGCTGATCGGCCTCCGGCGCGGCGAAGGCGAGGCGCCGGCTCAGCGGCCGTAGACGGAGACGTGGGCCGCGCTGGCGGCGGTGAACGGCTCGCGGCTCCAGCCGCCCCAGCGCTCCCGCAGGCGCAGCCCGGCGATCCGCGCCATCAGGTCCAGCTCGCTCGGCCAGGCGTAGCGCGTGACGATCGGGCTGAGACGCACGCCCGCGGCGGACAGCGACACGTGGCTCTCCTCCAGCCGCTGCGCCACCGGGTCGTGCCGCCCCACGTCGAGCCGCACCTCCGCGACGCCCACCGCTTCAGCGTCCACGTACTGGTCCTGGCGCAGGCGGTAGAGAAATGCCGGCACGAACGCCTCCACCACGAACACGCCGCCCGGCGTCAGGTGGGCGGCCACGTTCTCGAAGCAGCGCACCTGGGCGTCCTGCGTCAGCAGGTTGAACAGCGTGTTGAACACCAGGTAGATCAGGCGGTAGCGGCCGGGCACCGGCACGGCGGCGAAGTCGCCCAGGGTCACCGCGATCGCGGCGCCGCCCGGCTTGGCCCGCAGCCGGGCGACCATGGCGGGGGAGAAGTCGACGCCGTCGACGCGCAGGCCGCGGGCGGCCAGCGGCAGGGCGAGGCGGCCGCTGCCGATCGCCAGTTCCAGCGCCGGGCCGTCGCCGGCACGCTCGGCCAGGAAGGCGACCGCCGCGGCTTCGTCGCCGCGCGGGACGGCGTCGTACGTCGCGGCGGCGTCCTCGCCGAAGCTCATGCTGGGCTCGTAGTTCTGCACCGCGTGCTCCGTCTCCGAATCTCCGTCACTCCGCGACCCCGGCACGATCGATGACGGCGCTGGAGCGCGTGCGTGACCGCATGCGGCCGGGCGCGGCGTCAGCCGGCGGCATGCAGCAGCGCGCGGCCCTGCCGCGCCGAGTTCCAGACGAACCAGACCACGCCCAGCAGCACCCACACCGCAACCATCACCAGCGCCTTCAGTCCGTTGCGCGACGAATCGCCGCGGTCGCTGAAGGCGACGTAGAACACCGCCAGCATCATGAAGATGTTGAGCACGGCGCCGGCAAACGGCACGATCGTATGCCGCACCACATGGCGATCGCGCAGGCTCCAGAACGCCACCAGAGTGACGAGGCAGGTGAGGCCGTAGAGCGCGAACGTGCCGACGTTGGAGGCGAGCGTGATCTGCGTCAGGTTGTTGATCCCCAGCACGCCGTAGGCGCCAAGGAGCGCCGAGACGACCACCATCAGCAACACGCCGTAGTGGGGCGTGGCGTACTTGCCGTGCAGGAAGCCGAAGAGCCCCGGCATCTCCTTGTCGCGGCCCATCGCCGACGTAATGCGCACGCCGGTGTTCATCGCCGAGAGGATGCTGCCCACCAGCGCCAGCACCACCGTGACCGCCACGATCGTGGCGAAGGCGATGCCGAGGTTGCTGAACCAGTGGTCGCCCATGTACGTGAGGAAGTCGCCCAGCGGCGCCCTGGAGGCCGCGGCCGAGGCATAGCCCGTTAGCTCAGTATTCAGATCTGTTCCCGTGCCCACGATCTGGTTGCCGATGAAGTAGTTGGCGGCGAAGTACTCGAACAGGTAGGCGAAGATGCCCTGGATGGCCAGCGAGAGCAGGATCGCCTGGCGGATGTGGCGCTTCGGGTTCTTCGCCTCGGCGCCCAGCGCCGTCACCGACTCGAAGCCGGCGACGAGCAGGATCGCGATCGTGCCCTGATAAACGACGTTCGTCGGGCTGTGCGGCGTGATCACGTCCAGGGCGCTGCTGTGCTCGTAGACGACCTTGCCGTGCGTGGCGCGGAAGACGATCGCCAGCACCGAGACGATCAGCAGCATGGCGAACTGGATCACGCTGACCGCCAGCGCCGCCTTCGTCGAGCCGATCAGGCCGCGGAAGGCGATGTAACCGATCAGCGCAGCGGAGGCGACGGCGATCAGCACCTGCACGCCGCTGTTCACCGTCGTGCTCGGGCTGAAAATGCCGACGACATAGACGACCAGCGTGGCGATGTAGGCGACAAGCACACCCGGATAGACCCAGTAATAGAGGTGCGAGATCCAGCCGGCGGACATCTTCGCCATGCGCGCCCACTTGCGGTGCTGCGCCTTCTCCTTGTCGAGGAAGGCGGCCTCGGCGAAGGCGTACGAGGAGCCGGCGCCGGCCTGGTGGTAGAGATTCGCCAGCTCGGAGTAACAGAGCGCCGTGAGGCAGGCGATGACCAGCACGGCGAAGAGCGAGAAGAACATGTCGGACGCCGTGGTCTTCGTGCCCTTGGTCAGCGCCGCCTGCGTCTGGAACGTCGTCCAGAGGAAGGCGCCGGGCGCAATCAGCGCCATGGCATGGACGGTGAGGCCGGCGAGGCCCAGGGCGGGTCGCTGACCCGCTGCCGGCTCTGAGGGAGGATTTGCCGCCATTCGCGCCTCCTGCTCACGGGGTTTCGCGGCGACTCACTCGCAACCAACCCTTCGAGAAGTGGAACACGAGACCCGGAAACGGGCACCAGGGCACGGAAGCGGTCTTTCTGCCAGCGGCGCGCCCGCCGGCCGCACCCGGCTGCGTCTCGCCCTGCCGCCGCTATTGTAACCACGCCCGAGGCGCAGGCACGCGGCGCGCCGGCCGGCACAGCGGGGTCTTGCCCACGACCGGTTGCCATGGGTCGAATCGCGCGGCGGGCGGCAGACGGCGCCCGGTTCCGCGGGAAGAATCACAGCCCGTCCCACGCTCAACCTCTCGTCGGCGATCGGGGGCGGCGAGTTGCGCCAGGGAGCCGTGCCGGCGGCCGTCAGCTCGTGAACAGCAGCGCGCTCAACAGGCGGGCCAACGCCAGGCTGAACACCATCTCGTCGAGGTGGCCCAGCAGCCAGGTGTACTCGCCGTCGCCGCTCATCTCCGCGGCCGCGTGCGCCGCGCAGTTGACCGCTTCGTTCAGCGCCGCGGCCAGGCGCCGGGGCTCGGCCGGCAGGCCGGCGCCGGCGGCAAGCGCGGACGGCATGATTGCCGCCGCGCCGGCGGCCGGCGGCTCATGCCGCGCCGCGTGCTCGGCGAGCAGCGCCCGCATCTCGCGCAGACAGCACAAGGCGTCGTCAAGGTTGCGCACCAGCACGACCAACTCGGCGTCGCGCTCGGCCGCCCGCGCGGCGAGATAGGCGCAGCCCCGGCCCGCCATGAAGCGGTTGACGATCAGCGAGTAGACCTCCGGCGCCAGCTCCGCTGCCACCTCGCTCCAGCGCACGCGCACGTTCCTCCGCACCCTGCCTCGCATGAGAGATGGACCGGGGCCGGGCATGCACCGGCGATCCAGGCAGAGCTGGGAGCGTGCCGCCCGGTTTTGGACCCACCTGTAAGCTTGCGGAGACGGCCGCGATCATCGCCATCCTTACCGCGGTTGCGATCGTGTCCGCCGCGCGTCCGCGCGGCGTAGGGGCGATGCTCCGTCCGGGCCATGCGCCGTCTACACCTCGCGGGCGCCCGGCGCGGCGACGTGCTGCTCGCCCCACCCTATACTGACCCTGGACCGTCCCTGCCGGTCATATGCAGCGAGGTGCGCGATGCCAGAGCACGACCCGGGGCACGACGCCACACCGCCGCCGCCCGTCCGCCGCGCCTGGAACCTGCTGGAGATCGCGCCCGGCACCCGCGTGCGCCTCTCCGGCGACGCGATCGGCGAGGTCGTACGCAACCCGCGCGACGGCGCCTGGCTGCTGGTGCGTTACCTCAGCGCTCCCGAAGATCCGTCGCTGGAGGGCAGCGAAGAGCTGGTGTTCGCCGACGACGTGGTCGGGCCGGAGGAGCGGCCATGACGGCGCCCGCGGACGCCGCGCTGCCGGGTTCGCGCGCCGAGCTGGTCGCCGCGGCGCGGGCGCTGGCGCCCCAGACCCAGGCGCGGCGCGTGGAGATCGAGCGCGGGCGGCGCGTGCCATTGCCGTTGATCGAGGCGATGAAGGCGGCGGGGCTGTTCCGCATCCTGCTGCCGCGGGCGCTGGGCGGCATCGACGGCCACCCGCTCACGGCGATCCGCGTGATCGAGGAGGTTTCGCGCGCGGACGGCGCCGTGGGCTGGAACCTGATGATCGGCATGGAGCAGGCGATGTTCGCCGGCTTCGTGCGCGAGGACGTGGCCCGCGCCATCTGGGGGCTGGACCCGGATGCGATCACCGCCGGCAGCGGCCAGCCGCGCGGCCGCGCCGTGGCCGTGCCCGGCGGCTACCGCGTCAGCGGACAGTGGCCGTTCAACAGCGGCTGCCACCACGCGAGCTGGCTGTGGGGCAACTGCCGCCTCTACGACGACGAGACGGCGCCGCGCACACGGCCGGACGGCACACCCGTCTTCCGCTTCGTGCTCTTTCCCGCCGAGCAGGCGGAGATCGTGGAGACCTGGCATACGGGCGGCCTGCGCGGCACCGGCAGCGACGACTTCGCCGTGCGCGGGCAGTTCGTGCCGGAGGAGCACACCTTCACCCGCCTGACGGCCGATCCCACCGAGCGCCCCTGGCCCGACGATCCGCTCTTCTGCTTCCCCTACATGAGCATCGCCGCCGTCACGGTCTGCGCCGTGCCGCTGGGCATCGCCCGCGCCGCGATCGAGGCGCTGCTGGCGCTGGCGCAGGCGAAGGCGCCGACCGGCCAGACGAGCCTGCTGTGCGAGCGCGCCGCCGTGCAGGCCGGCGTGGCCCGCGCCGAGGCGCTGCTGCGCTCAGCCGACGCCTTCTTGCGCGAGACGGTGGAAGAAACCTGGGCGTGCGCCCTGCGCGGCGAGCCGGCCACACTGGACCAGCGGGCGCAGCTGCGGCTGGCGGCCACGCACGCCGGCATCACCGCGGCACAGGCGGTGGACCTGATGTACAACGCCGGCGGCGCCAGCAGCATCTACGAGGCGAATCCACTGGAACGCTGCTTCCGCGACGTGCACACGGCCACGGCGCACGCGCAGATCTGGCCGGCGAATTTCGAGACGGTCGGCCAGGTGCTGCTCGGCCTGCCGCCGAGCGGGGCGTATCTGTAGGGCCGGCGTCGGCAACACGGCCGGCGTGCTTCTAGGCGCGCAGCCGACTAGAATGCAAGCCACAGCGCGAGCTGGCGCCGTGCCGGCGCGGCCAACCACCCCGCTTGAGAGGACAGCGTGACACAGCGAGTCGTCGTAACCGGCCTCGGCATGGTCAGTCCGGTCGGCCTCACCGCCGGCGAGACGTGGAGCGCGATCACGCGCGGCCAGTCGGGCATCGGCCCGATCACCTCGTTCGATACGACCGACTTCGAGGCGAAGATCGCCGCCGAGGTCAAGGGCTTCGAGCCGACCAACTATATGGACCGCAAAGAGGCGCGGCGCACGGATCGCTTCATCCAGCTCGCCATCGCCGCCGCGCGCGAGGCGCTGGACGCGGCCGGCCTGGTGATCGACGCCGACAACGCCGACGACGTGGGCGTGGTGATCGGCTCCGGCAACGGCGGCATCATCACCCTCTCCGAGCAGTACGAGATCATGCGCACGAAGGGGCCGGGCCGCGTCAGCCCCTTCCTGATCCCGATGATGATCGTGGACATGGCCTCGGGCCTGGTCAGCATCCACACCGGCGCCCGCGGGCCGAACTTCTGTACCGTCTCCGCCTGCGCCACCGGCGCCGACGCCGTCGGCAACGCCTGCGAGGTGATCCGCCGCGGCGACGCGAAGGCGATGATCGCCGGCGGCTCGGAGGCGGCGATCGTGCCGATCGGCCTCGCCGGCTTCGCCTCCTGCAAGGCGCTCACACTGCGCACCGACGCGCACGCCTCGCAGCCCTTCGACGCCGAGCGCGACGGCTTTGTGATGGGCGAGGGCTCGGCCGTGCTGTTGCTGGAGGAGCTGGAGTACGCCGTGCAGCGCGGCGCCCCGATCCTGGCCGAGCTGGTGGGCTACGGCGCCACGGGCGACGCCAACCACATCACGCAGCCGATCGAGGGCGGCGAGGGCGGCGTGCGCGCCATGCGCCGGGCGCTGAAGCAGGCCGGGCTGCAACCGGAGGACGTGGACTACATCAACGCCCACGGCACCTCG
This region includes:
- a CDS encoding acyl-CoA dehydrogenase family protein; the protein is MEFSFTPEQQAFRREVRDFFAELGPMPGFGGFDQGEDTARARAVERQLARRGWLTMAWPKAYGGQDAGQVQQLIFREEAAIAGAPLGQGASVIAPAIMLHGTEEQKRRFLPPIARAEIAWCQGFSEPGAGSDLASLQTRAVRDGDDYLINGQKIWTTGAFRSDWIHLLARTDPDAPKHRGISYFLFDMKTPGVSVRRLTHLTGRADLCETFFDNVRVPAGQMLGPENRGWYVALTTLDFERSGIDRVVSGQRVLDAIVEYAQEQGADDGVRAQLADLQIALHVGRLLCYRVAWMQARGLVPNHEASMSKVFGSELNQRIANAGTRIMGLYGQLYEGEPRAPAAGFIAFAHLHAVQATILAGTSEIQRTVIATRGLGLPRG
- a CDS encoding class I SAM-dependent methyltransferase, whose protein sequence is MQNYEPSMSFGEDAAATYDAVPRGDEAAAVAFLAERAGDGPALELAIGSGRLALPLAARGLRVDGVDFSPAMVARLRAKPGGAAIAVTLGDFAAVPVPGRYRLIYLVFNTLFNLLTQDAQVRCFENVAAHLTPGGVFVVEAFVPAFLYRLRQDQYVDAEAVGVAEVRLDVGRHDPVAQRLEESHVSLSAAGVRLSPIVTRYAWPSELDLMARIAGLRLRERWGGWSREPFTAASAAHVSVYGR
- a CDS encoding APC family permease, which translates into the protein MAANPPSEPAAGQRPALGLAGLTVHAMALIAPGAFLWTTFQTQAALTKGTKTTASDMFFSLFAVLVIACLTALCYSELANLYHQAGAGSSYAFAEAAFLDKEKAQHRKWARMAKMSAGWISHLYYWVYPGVLVAYIATLVVYVVGIFSPSTTVNSGVQVLIAVASAALIGYIAFRGLIGSTKAALAVSVIQFAMLLIVSVLAIVFRATHGKVVYEHSSALDVITPHSPTNVVYQGTIAILLVAGFESVTALGAEAKNPKRHIRQAILLSLAIQGIFAYLFEYFAANYFIGNQIVGTGTDLNTELTGYASAAASRAPLGDFLTYMGDHWFSNLGIAFATIVAVTVVLALVGSILSAMNTGVRITSAMGRDKEMPGLFGFLHGKYATPHYGVLLMVVVSALLGAYGVLGINNLTQITLASNVGTFALYGLTCLVTLVAFWSLRDRHVVRHTIVPFAGAVLNIFMMLAVFYVAFSDRGDSSRNGLKALVMVAVWVLLGVVWFVWNSARQGRALLHAAG
- a CDS encoding acyl-CoA dehydrogenase family protein, which encodes MTAPADAALPGSRAELVAAARALAPQTQARRVEIERGRRVPLPLIEAMKAAGLFRILLPRALGGIDGHPLTAIRVIEEVSRADGAVGWNLMIGMEQAMFAGFVREDVARAIWGLDPDAITAGSGQPRGRAVAVPGGYRVSGQWPFNSGCHHASWLWGNCRLYDDETAPRTRPDGTPVFRFVLFPAEQAEIVETWHTGGLRGTGSDDFAVRGQFVPEEHTFTRLTADPTERPWPDDPLFCFPYMSIAAVTVCAVPLGIARAAIEALLALAQAKAPTGQTSLLCERAAVQAGVARAEALLRSADAFLRETVEETWACALRGEPATLDQRAQLRLAATHAGITAAQAVDLMYNAGGASSIYEANPLERCFRDVHTATAHAQIWPANFETVGQVLLGLPPSGAYL
- the fabF gene encoding beta-ketoacyl-ACP synthase II: MTQRVVVTGLGMVSPVGLTAGETWSAITRGQSGIGPITSFDTTDFEAKIAAEVKGFEPTNYMDRKEARRTDRFIQLAIAAAREALDAAGLVIDADNADDVGVVIGSGNGGIITLSEQYEIMRTKGPGRVSPFLIPMMIVDMASGLVSIHTGARGPNFCTVSACATGADAVGNACEVIRRGDAKAMIAGGSEAAIVPIGLAGFASCKALTLRTDAHASQPFDAERDGFVMGEGSAVLLLEELEYAVQRGAPILAELVGYGATGDANHITQPIEGGEGGVRAMRRALKQAGLQPEDVDYINAHGTSTPINDKFETQAIKTVFGEKAFGVPVSSTKSMIGHLLGAAGAIEAGFCVQAIQSGTIPPTINYEHADPDCDLDYVPNSARCLPVNVAMTNSFGFGGHNATLLFKKYEQ